The proteins below come from a single Drosophila suzukii chromosome X, CBGP_Dsuzu_IsoJpt1.0, whole genome shotgun sequence genomic window:
- the LOC136117352 gene encoding uncharacterized protein → VQAAAVVVDHHRHCHWKLKRNPRSRVKQVVGQEDHQQQQQHQQQEDEERDVEEVYEQEQDQQRNVLRRVHDAAMWS, encoded by the coding sequence GTGCAGGCAGCTGCCGTTGTGGTAGATCATCATCGTCATTGTCATTGGAAACTGAAGAGGAATCCGCGTAGTCGAGTGAAGCAGGTGGTTGGGCAGGAGGatcaccagcagcagcagcagcatcagcagcaggaGGATGAAGAGCGGGATGTGGAGGAGGTATATGAACAGGAACAGGATCAGCAACGCAATGTTCTGCGCCGTGTCCACGATGCAGCCATGTGGAGCTGA
- the hop gene encoding tyrosine-protein kinase hopscotch — MALARGEEDRMDDSSSGRTSLADSASLTNSSMRSGTSSQSITNNDGTIRVYNLVTGGYERFPPNMLCEEMCNAMCRLHNIAPTAQLLYGIREHSTSRRPTPLIRLDLTWVLPGERLSCQLVYCFRMRFRVPELDNQLESIDPRSHKFLYHQMRYDWLTEQIPEIRYPEHKDKSTGLAVMDMLIDAQEQTEDDQALRSIEKSYRAYLPPSLWRAHSFFVGSKIREVFRNLKANAPSIERLKWHYVHQISHLAPSYLTEQFTCTVQYLPNEEVARGGGAIGTSLTQTVSKSTTTLVSSGSTNTLSTLTTNINHGGHGGSGKKGKRRSASAGIDVYVRVFPHDSLEPGLKVARVTSEATLKWNLVGAVEGIFMISKISDTSVRLEIVGLPKGYEMQFQTEKEMKSFISYLGIYIRLSSKWMQDLCHSYRTPSLEELSSLYCHGPIGGAYSLMKLHENGDKCGSYIVRECDREYNIYYIDINTKIMAKNTDQERCKTETFRIVRKDSQWKLSYNNAEHVLNSLHEVAHFIQADSPDRYRIPASKYDKPPLLLLLLPKNLKAKKTDLQLSEAELQRRNPQIFNPKTDLQWYPDSISLSDDGMMFTMRGDWLQQSPVKDVSVTMKMLKSDGNFMEFFRLAQTWSLIQSPQFLKLYGLTLADPYTMVMEYSRYGPLNKFLHSVPNVTLHCLLDLMHGLVRGMHYLEDNKIIHNYIRCSNLYVTKYDPNSYVLDVKISDPGYPRPYRESDSPWIPTKYYRNLQAAKLDQYTQLWAFATTIYEIFSRCKDDLRNLTQDQLIRQRNTDGNILKMLDPDLCPTLMFETIMDGWSDDEEKRFSHHDIFSRLNTIKAVILPNYMPPPDLATNGAGEEEIVDRSDVPCNYPFPRSNMLMVIPLTSECRVIYNMENMIGQGHYGTVFKGHLEFNDKDHPREQVAIKMLNTMQVSTDFHREIGIMRTLVHPNIVKFKYWAEKSHCIIMEYLSGSFDDYLRFERPNLKDSRLVAFALDIAQGMKYLSGMGLIHRDLAARNILVDHSGDSDCVKISDFGLAQFANSDGYYYAKSKRDIPIKWYSPEAISTCRFSSHSDVWSYGVVLYEMFTRGELPNLVPMQTSQEDFLTRLQKGERLNRPYSCPDFMYDLMQLCWHATPRSRPTFADIVDIITNETATKVSHPSDGHQSPPNLPPEAE; from the exons ATGGCCTTGGCCAGGGGAGAGGAGGACAGAATGGACGACAGCAGCAGCGGACGCACTTCGTTGGCGGACAGCGCCAGTCTCACCAACTCCTCCATGCGCAGCGGCACCTCCTCGCAGAGCATCACCAACAACGATGGCACCATCAGGGTGTATAATCTCGTCACCGGTGGCTATGAGCGCTTCCCGCCCAACATGCTGTGCGAGGAGATGTGCAATGCCATGTGCCGCCTGCACAACATTGCCCCCACGGCCCAGCTGCTGTACGGGATACGTGAGCACTCCACTTCGCGTCGTCCCACGCCGCTGATTCGCCTGGATCTTACGTGGGTGCTGCCCGGAGAGCGTCTAAGCTGTCAGTTGGTCTACTGCTTTCGGATGCGATTCCGGGTGCCCGAGCTGGACAACCAGCTGGAGTCGATCGATCCACGGAGCCACAAGTTCCTCTACCACCAAATGCGTTACGATTGGCTCACCGAACAAATCCCGGAGATACGCTATCCGGAGCACAAGGACAAGTCCACGGGCCTGGCCGTAATGGACATGCTGATCGATGCCCAGGAGCAGACGGAGGATGACCAGGCGTTGCGATCTATCGAGAAGTCCTACCGAGCGTATTTGCCGCCGAGCTTGTGGCGGGCGCACAGCTTCTTTGTGGGCTCCAAGATACGCGAGGTGTTCCGCAACCTGAAGGCCAATGCGCCGAGTATTGAGCGCCTCAAGTGGCATTATGTCCACCAGATCTCCCACCTGGCGCCCTCCTACCTGACCGAACAGTTCACCTGCACCGTTCAGTATCTGCCCAACGAGGAGGTGGCCCGCGGCGGCGGCGCCATTGGCACCAGTCTTACCCAAACGGTCAGCAAGTCCACCACGACGCTGGTCAGCTCCGGGTCCACCAACACCCTGTCCACGCTCACCACGAACATCAATCATGGTGGCCATGGCGGCAGCGGCAAGAAGGGCAAGCGACGATCCGCCAGCGCCGGAATCGATGTCTATGTGCGGGTCTTTCCGCACGACTCCCTGGAGCCGGGACTCAAGGTGGCCAGGGTCACCTCAGAAGCCACCCTCAAG TGGAATCTGGTTGGCGCCGTGGAGGGAATTTTCATGATCTCCAAAATCAGCGACACCTCCGTGAGGCTCGAAATCGTGGGCCTGCCCAAGGGCTACGAGATGCAGTTCCAGACGGAAAAGGAGATGAAGTCCTTCATCTCCTACCTGGGCATCTATATCAG ATTGTCCAGTAAGTGGATGCAGGACCTGTGCCACTCCTACCGCACGCCCTCCCTGGAAGAGCTGAGCTCCCTGTATTGCCATGGACCCATCGGCGGCGCCTATTCCCTGATGAAGCTGCACGAGAATGGGGACAAGTGCGGCAGCTACATTGTGCGCGAGTGCGACCGAGAGTACAACATATACTACATCGATATCAACACCAAAAT CATGGCTAAAAACACCGATCAGGAGCGTTGCAAAACCGAGACATTTAGGATCGTGCGCAAGGACTCGCAATGGAAGCTTAGCTACAACAACGCGGAGCACGTGCTGAACTCCCTCCATGAAGTGGCGCACTTCATCCAGGCGGACAGTCCCGATCGCTACCGCATACCCGCCTCCAAGTATGACAAGCCACCgctgctgctactgctgctgcCAAAGAACCTCAAGGCCAAAAAGACTGACCTGCAGCTCAGCGAGGCGGAGCTGCAGCGCCGCAATCCGCAGATCTTCAATCCCAAGACGGATCTGCAATGGTATCCAG ATTCGATTTCGCTAAGCGACGATGGCATGATGTTTACCATGCGCGGCGATTGGCTGCAACAGAGTCCGGTGAAGGATGTCTCTGTGACGATGAAGATGCTGAAGAGCGACGGCAATTTCATGGAGTTCTTTCGCCTGGCGCAGACCTGGAGCCTCATCCAGTCGCCGCAGTTCCTCAAGCTGTACGGCCTCACACTCGCCGATCCGTACACCATGGTCATGGAGTACTCACGCTACGGGCCGCTCAACAAGTTCCTGCACTCGGTGCCCAATGTCACGCTGCACTGTCTCCTGGATCTGATGCATGGACTGGTGCGCGGCATGCACTATCTGGAGGACAACAAGATCATCCACAACTACATACGCTGCAGCAATCTGTACGTGACCAAGTACGATCCCAACTCGTACGTGCTTGACGTCAAGATCAGCGATCCAGGCTATCCGCGGCCCTATCGAGAATCCGA CTCGCCGTGGATACCGACCAAGTATTACCGGAATCTGCAGGCGGCCAAGCTGGATCAGTACACCCAGCTGTGGGCCTTCGCCACCACCATATACGAGATATTCTCGCGCTGCAAGGATGATCTGCGCAACTTGACACAGGACCAGCTGATCAGGCAGCGAAATACCGATGGCAACATACTCAAGATGCTGGATCCGGATCTGTGCCCTACGCTGATGTTCGAGACCATCATGGACGGGTGGTCCGATGACGAGGAGAAGCGCTTCAGTCACCACGACATCTTCTCGCGTCTCAACACGATCAAGGCGGTAATATTGCCGAATTATATGCCGCCACCTGACCTCGCAACGA ACGGAGCTGGCGAGGAGGAAATCGTTGACAGAAGCGATGTTCCCTGCAATTATCCCTTCCCGCGCTCGAACATGCTGATGGTGATACCGCTGACCAGCGAATGCCGCGTGATCTACAACATGGAGAACATGATCGGTCAGGGCCACTACGGCACCGTCTTCAAGGGTCACCTGGAGTTCAACGACAAGGACCATCCGCGCGAGCAGGTGGCCATCAAGATGCTGAACACCATGCAGGTGTCGACCGACTTCCATCGCGAGATCGGCATTATGCGCACCCTGGTGCACCCGAACATCGTCAAGTTCAAGTACTGGGCGGAGAAGTCGCACTGCATCATCATGGAGTACCTCTCCGGCTCCTTCGATGACTACCTGCGCTTCGAGAGGCCCAATCTCAAGGACTCACGCCTGGTCGCCTTTGCCCTGGACATTGCGCAA GGCATGAAATACCTTTCTGGTATGGGACTGATCCACAGGGACTTGGCCGCTCGCAACATTCTGGTCGATCACAGCGGCGATAGCGATTGCGTCAAAATCTCAGACTTCGGCCTGGCGCAATTCGCCAATTCGGATGGATATTACTACGCGAAGAGCAAGCGAGATATTCCCATTAAATG GTACTCCCCGGAGGCCATCTCCACCTGCAGATTCTCATCACACTCGGACGTTTGGAGCTACGGCGTGGTGCTCTACGAGATGTTCACCCGAGGCGAATTGCCCAATCTGGTGCCGATGCAGACCTCGCAGGAGGACTTCCTGACCCGCCTTCAAAAAGGCGAAAG ATTAAATCGCCCGTATAGCTGCCCGGACTTTATGTACGACCTGATGCAGTTGTGCTGGCACGCCACGCCCCGTTCGCGCCCCACTTTCGCAGATATCGTGGATATCATCACCAATGAGACGGCCACTAAGGTTTCGCATCCTTCGGATGGCCACCAGTCGCCGCCAAATCTGCCGCCGGAGGCCGAGTAA
- the Pa1 gene encoding PAXIP1-associated glutamate-rich protein 1 has translation MATDVEPAANTADKFSANAEELESYYLMLEAGNIPELQWQFPGRRAPSPEAASGGNSKELEQATDAIEQEPQKANDFDFSDEVAPTQMRVRSQTSTPKSAKKKTANFAGVMETLKKKNAESS, from the exons ATGGCCACCGATGTGGAGCCGGCGGCAAATACGGCGGACAAGTTTTCCGCCAATGCCGAGGAGCTGGAGAGCTATTATTTGATGCTGGAGGCGGGAAACATCCCGGAGCTGCAGTGGCAATTCCCCGGACGCAGGGCTCCATCGCCGGAGGCAGCATCCGGCGGAAATAGCAAGGAACTGGAGCAGGCCACCGATGCCATTGAGCAGGA ACCCCAGAAGGCCAACGACTTCGACTTCAGCGACGAGGTGGCCCCCACCCAAATGCGCGTCCGCAGCCAGACCTCCACGCCCAAGTCGGCCAAAAAGAAGACGGCCAACTTCGCCGGCGTCATGGAGACGCTGAAGAAGAAGAACGCGGAGAGCTCCTAG
- the Tim8 gene encoding mitochondrial import inner membrane translocase subunit Tim8: MSEFENLSGNDKELQEFLMIEKQKAQVNAQIHEFNEICWEKCIGKPSTKLDHATETCLSNCVDRFIDTSLLITQRFAQMLQKRGGGDL, encoded by the exons ATGTCCGAATTTGAGAATCTTTCCGGCAACGACAAGGAGCTGCAGGAGTTCCTCATGATCGAGAAACAGAAGGCCCAGGTCAATGCGCAG ATACACGAGTTCAACGAGATCTGTTGGGAGAAGTGCATCGGGAAGCCGAGCACCAAGCTGGACCACGCCACCGAGACGTGTTTGAGCAACTGCGTCGACCGCTTCATCGACACCTCGCTGCTGATCACCCAGCGTTTTGCCCAGATGCTCCAAAAGCGCGGCGGCGGCGACCTGTAG
- the LOC108016925 gene encoding uncharacterized protein has protein sequence MASSGTNVDGGSGTSAALPSLFPAVGAAAGVKDMDGLMAINDSALSQQIEFILQDAPMEQDDDPHQHSHVHHHHQHSSHSHSHHHPHSHSHQQQQHLHQQQQQQHHHPHHHLKLESSSNNHPPTAAAAAAAAAAVAVATTASATVATAAAAAAAASTNNSASFSNNSSSNTNSNNSNHLDNQQQLLAIQQQHHLLNGRRIIIQATGNSSVLAASDIKEEDEEEEDPELNDENLQDIEEEAQAAEADEEPESTTQHLSTHVKLELEDDEEMPDEEEDEDEEDDEEQQQHGQLEYQISASTGGATSSAGGAATAGGSQQLVQLPAGSIVSTTTHRLSVPVTEAALVQLQRRPVYISNAVGGLTAGTTYVRMPAAAVISRSPMTVLNVVQQALPATQLILQTQQQQTPTAAAAAAEQQLALALEQQRQQQEQQAAQQQRQQQQEQQRQQQQQQQQQQAAQQEQQRQQQAQQQQQQQQQQQQAQQQQNHPVKHSASSSSTTNNNSNTNSTNNSSSGSSNSSSNNNPPAATVTTSYQCVECVEKFDSKELFDIHRSGHANNMKCAICNMVLKSLKNYEKHCLRCKPYECQICGRVVRFRPNFIKHMRVHTGQQSERHKYKCEVCHKEFMSFEYFKVHKKIHNENVNLTCEICGKVFSALASLRGHSKLHSGVKLHKCDVCGKGFGQRYNLKIHARTHTGDFPFECKICKKKLHTQSSLQTHMQVHLRDQPGGAAAASAAGATPSKASNSSNSSNGSNSSSSNSSSNSATAAAAAATTTIVKLEPPHEMERPGTSSNQQQQQHLQHHQHQMELDEQSGLSGDEEDGSGGGMNSSSHIVNATTNRLTTGEDSSESSNASLHLNQHSSTSSSPASQHQMSHPQHQVHQQQSSQQQYLVSAPTRTIVIKNYMQQGSQQQQTSDPTPVLHAQVIQSGAGTSNGSGNTSSTNSSSNSSSNIVTSNTGGNLSNGSQLIRKTPIIHHSTGSSNAGSALTSVVQQTGVISPAQSPSSSSTSCSSSTVLVSKATGVPLSIASSAAAALGASTIIRSTRNHQQQQQQQQQAQQQQQQQRVTQRNNHRNHHRRRHLADMDDDEDEDDDQQHQQQQHQHQHQQQTQHAQQQQHLHHHNHHNHHFDDDDDDEKSSPSLATAAIIKVEPNLYSSGSGDNSNDMFIKEEVMFEDSAALHSPQSPPSSKFRISNFDGDLVDHHVDLNHSLPPYGNLFEPHSIPDSIPVQLYPDDDDDFRLDHSSLGGLHNTTSSSTTDGDFIKKEWVYGTGTSSYAMNGKFDDDSDALCDAANFIYN, from the exons ATGGCCAGCAGCGGGACAAACGTCGACGGCGGCAGCGGTACGTCGGCGGCGCTGCCATCGCTCTTCCCCGCCGTCGGCGCCGCTGCCGGCGTCAAGGATATGGACGGACTGATGGCCATTAACGATAGCGCCCTATCGCAACAGATCGAATTTATACTGCAGGATGCTCCCATGGAGCAGGACGACGATCCTCACCAGCATTCGCATGTGCATCACCATCACCAGCACTCGTCGCATTCACATTCGCATCACCATCCCCACTCGCATtcgcatcagcagcagcagcatctccatcagcagcagcagcaacaacaccaTCATCCGCACCATCATCTGAAGCTGgaaagcagcagcaacaaccacccaccgacagcagcagcagcggcagcagcagcagcagcagtagcagTAGCAACAACTGCATCAGCCACTgtggcaacagcagcagcagcagctgcagcagcatcAACAAACAACAGCGCTTCCttcagcaacaacagcagcagcaacactaACAGCAACAATAGCAATCATCTGGACAACCAGCAACAGTTGCTAGCAatccagcagcaacatcatctTTTGAATGGTCGCCGCATTATTATCCAAGCAACGGGTAACTCATCAGTTTTGGCCGCCAGCGATATCAAGGAGGAGGATGAAGAGGAGGAGGATCCCGAGTTAAACGATGAGAATCTTCAGGATATCGAAGAGGAGGCTCAGGCAGCAGAGGCGGATGAGGAACCCGAAAGTACCACGCAACATTTGTCCACACATGTTAAGCTGGAGCTGGAAGACGATGAGGAAATGCCcgacgaggaggaggatgaggatgaggaagATGatgaggagcagcagcagcatggCCAACTGGAGTACCAAATTAGTGCAAGCACGGGAGGAGCGACAAGTAGCGCTGGTGGGGCCGCAACAGCTGGGGGATCACAACAATTGGTTCAACTGCCCGCCGGGAGTATTGTGAGCACCACCACCCACCGATTGTCCGTTCCCGTGACCGAGGCGGCCCTTGTCCAGCTGCAACGGCGACCTGTTTACATAAGCAATGCTGTCGGTGGCCTGACAGCTGGCACAACCTATGTGAGAATGCCAGCGGCGGCGGTTATCAGCCGGAGTCCCATGACGGTGCTGAATGTGGTGCAACAGGCGTTGCCGGCCACTCAGTTGATATTGCAaacacagcagcaacagacaCCGACGGCAGCGGCGGCCGCGGCCGAGCAGCAATTGGCCTTGGCTTTGGAACAACAGAGGCAGCAGCAAGAGCAGCAGGCGGCCCAGCAACAAAGGCAGCAACAGCAAGAACAGCAaaggcagcaacagcaacagcagcagcagcagcaggcggCGCAACAAGAACAGCAGAGGCAGCAGCAGgcgcaacagcaacagcagcagcagcagcagcagcagcaagcgcaacaacagcaaaaccATCCAGTGAAGCATTCAGCATCCAGCTCTTCCACCACCAACAACAATAGCAACACAAACTCCaccaacaacagcagcagcggcagcagcaacagcagcagcaacaataacCCACCGGCGGCAACTGTGACCACCAGTTACCAGTGCGTCGAGTGTGTGGAAAAGTTCGATTCCAAGGAACTCTTCGACATCCATCGCAGTGGTCATGCCAATAACATGAAGTGCGCCATCTGCAACATGGTGTTGAAGTCCCTGAAGAACTACGAGAAGCATTGCCTGCGCTGCAAGCCGTACGAGTGTCAGATTTGCGGTCGAGTTGTTCGCTTCCGGCCGAATTTTATCAAGCACATGCGTGTGCATACGGGTCAGCAGTCGGAGCGGCACAAGTACAAGTGCGAGGTGTGCCACAAGGAGTTCATGAGCTTTGAGTACTTCAAGGTGCACAAGAAAATTCACAACGAGAACGTGAACCTGACCTGCGAGATCTGCGGCAAGGTGTTCAGTGCTCTTGCCTCGCTGCGAGGTCATTCGAAGCTGCATTCGGGAGTCAAACTGCACAA ATGCGACGTATGCGGCAAGGGCTTCGGCCAGCGCTACAACCTGAAGATCCACGCCAGGACGCACACGGGCGACTTCCCCTTCGAGTGCAAGATCTGCAAAAAGAAGCTGCACACGCAGTCCTCGCTGCAGACGCACATGCAGGTCCATCTAAGGGATCAGCCTGGTGGAGCGGCAGCCGCGTCTGCAGCCGGAGCCACCCCATCGAAGGCCAGCAATAGCAGCAATTCGAGCAACGGCAGCAactccagcagcagcaattcGAGTAGCAACAGCGCaacggcggcggcggcggctgcAACAACGACGATTGTGAAGCTGGAGCCGCCGCACGAGATGGAGAGACCCGGCACCAGTAGcaatcagcagcagcagcagcatctgCAGCACCATCAGCACCAAATGGAACTGGACGAACAGTCGGGACTGAGCGGGGATGAGGAGGATGGCAGTGGCGGCGGTATGAACTCCTCCTCGCACATTGTGAACGCAACCACCAATCGCTTGACCACCGGCGAGGACTCATCGGAGTCCTCGAATGCCTCGCTACACCTGAACCAGCACTCCTCCACCTCATCCTCGCCAGCCTCGCAGCACCAAATGTCGCATCCGCAGCATCAGGTGCACCAACAGCAGTCGTCGCAGCAGCAATATCTTGTTTCGGCGCCAACACGAACGATCGTCATCAAGAACTACATGCAGCAGGGATCTCAGCAGCAACAGACCTCCGATCCAACGCCCGTGCTGCATGCACAGGTCATCCAGAGCGGTGCAGGCACCAGCAACGGCAGCGGCAACACCTCCTccaccaacagcagcagcaacagtagTAGCAACATTGTCACCAGCAACACCGGCGGCAATCTGAGCAATGGCTCGCAGTTGATAAGAAAGACGCCGATCATTCATCATTCGACCGGGAGCAGCAACGCTGGCTCAGCGCTGACCAGTGTGGTGCAGCAGACAGGTG TTATTTCGCCCGCTCAATCGCCATCGTCATCCTCGACCTCTTGCTCCTCATCCACGGTGCTGGTGTCCAAGGCCACCGGTGTGCCTCTATCCATAGCTTCCTCGGCGGCGGCTGCTCTGGGTGCCTCGACGATTATACGCAGCACGAGGaaccaccagcaacagcagcagcagcagcaacaagcccaacaacagcaacagcaacagcggGTTACGCAGCGCAACAACCACCGAAATCACCACCGACGTCGTCATCTGGCGGACATGGATGACGATGAAGACGAGGACGACGATCaacaacaccagcagcagcagcatcagcaccagcaccagcagcaaacgcAACATgcccaacagcagcagcatctCCATCACCACAACCATCACAATCATCATttcgatgacgatgatgacgATGAGAAATCATCCCCGTCCCTGGCCACAGCGGCTATTATCAAAGTGGAACCGAATCTATATTCCTCGGGCTCTGGCGACAACTCCAACGATATGTTCATCAAGGAGGAGGTGATGTTTGAAGATTCGGCGGCCCTGCATTCCCCACAATCGCCGCCAAGTTCGAAATTCCGTATATCGAACTTTGATGGTGACTTGGTTGATCATCATGTCGATCTGAATCATTCGCTGCCGCCGTATGGTAATCTATTTGAACCGCATTCAATACCGGATAGCATACCGGTGCAGCTTTATCCGGACGATGACGATGACTTCCGGCTGGATCATAGTTCGCTGGGTGGACTCCACAACACAACGTCGTCGTCGACCACCGATGGGGACTTTATCAAAAAGGAATGGGTCTACGGCACGGGTACCAGTTCCTATGCCATGAACGGCAAGTTCGATGACGACAGCGATGCCCTATGTGATGCGGCCAATTTCATTTACAATTGA
- the dsh gene encoding segment polarity protein dishevelled — MDADRGGGQETKVIYHIDDETTPYLVKIPIPSAQVTLRDFKLVLNKQNNNYKYFFKSMDADFGVVKEEIADDSTILPCFNGRVVSWLVSADGTNQSDNCSELPTSECELGMGLTTRKIQQQQQQQQQQQQQQQVQPVQLAQQQQQQQQQQQQQQVLHHQKMMGNPLLQPPPLTYQSASVLSSDLDSTSLFGTESELTLDRDMTDYSSVQRLQVRKKPQRRKKRAPSMSRTSSYSSITDSTMSLNIITVSINMEAVNFLGISIVGQSNRGGDGGIYVGSIMKGGAVALDGRIEPGDMILQVNDVNFENMTNDEAVRVLREVVQKPGPIKLVVAKCWDPNPKGYFTIPRTEPVRPIDPGAWVAHTQALTSHDSIIADIAEPIKERLDQNNLEEIVKAMTKPDSGLEIRDRMWLKITIPNAFIGADAVNWVLENVEDVQDRREARRIVSAMLRSNYIKHTVNKLTFSEQCYYVVNEERNPNLMGRGQGHLHPHQLPHGHGGHALSHADTESITSDIGPLPNPPIYMPYSATYNPSHGYQPIQYGIAERHISSGSSSSDVLTSKDISASQSDITSVIHQANQLTIAAHGSNKSSGSSNRGGGGGGGGNNTNDQDVSVFNYVL, encoded by the coding sequence ATGGATGCGGACAGGGGCGGCGGGCAGGAGACGAAGGTGATATACCACATCGACGATGAGACGACGCCGTATCTGGTGAAGATCCCCATTCCATCGGCCCAGGTGACGCTGCGCGACTTCAAGCTGGTGCTCAACAAGCAGAACAACAACTACAAGTACTTCTTCAAGTCCATGGATGCGGATTTCGGTGTGGTCAAGGAGGAGATTGCCGATGACTCCACCATACTGCCCTGCTTCAATGGCCGGGTGGTCTCGTGGCTGGTCTCCGCCGATGGCACCAATCAGTCGGACAACTGCTCCGAGCTGCCCACCAGTGAGTGCGAGCTGGGCATGGGCCTGACCACCAGGAAgatccagcagcagcagcagcaacaacagcagcagcagcaacagcagcaggtgCAGCCTGTACAGCtggcacagcagcaacagcagcagcagcaacaacagcagcagcagcaggtgcTGCATCACCAGAAGATGATGGGCAATCCGCTGCTGCAGCCGCCACCGCTCACATATCAGTCGGCCTCCGTGCTATCCAGCGATCTGGACTCGACCAGCCTCTTTGGCACCGAGTCCGAACTGACCCTCGACCGCGACATGACCGACTACAGCAGTGTGCAGCGGCTGCAGGTGCGCAAGAAGCCGCAGCGACGCAAAAAGCGGGCGCCCAGCATGTCGCGCACCTCCTCGTACAGCTCCATAACCGACTCGACCATGTCGCTGAACATCATCACCGTCTCCATCAACATGGAGGCCGTTAACTTTCTGGGCATCTCCATTGTTGGCCAATCGAATCGCGGCGGCGATGGCGGCATCTATGTGGGCAGCATCATGAAAGGCGGCGCCGTTGCGCTGGATGGACGCATCGAGCCGGGTGACATGATCCTGCAGGTGAACGATGTGAACTTCGAGAACATGACCAATGACGAGGCGGTGCGGGTGCTGCGCGAGGTGGTGCAGAAGCCGGGTCCCATCAAGCTGGTGGTGGCCAAGTGCTGGGATCCCAATCCCAAGGGCTACTTCACCATTCCGCGCACGGAGCCGGTGCGACCAATTGATCCCGGCGCCTGGGTGGCGCACACCCAGGCCCTAACATCGCACGACAGTATTATCGCCGACATTGCGGAGCCGATTAAAGAGCGACTGGACCAGAACAACCTCGAGGAGATCGTCAAGGCGATGACGAAGCCGGACAGCGGTCTGGAGATTAGGGATCGCATGTGGCTGAAGATCACCATACCGAATGCGTTCATCGGCGCGGATGCGGTCAATTGGGTGCTGGAGAATGTGGAGGATGTGCAGGATAGGCGAGAGGCGCGACGGATCGTCTCGGCCATGCTGCGGAGCAATTACATCAAGCATACGGTCAACAAGCTGACCTTCTCGGAGCAGTGCTACTACGTGGTCAACGAGGAGCGCAATCCGAATCTTATGGGCCGCGGCCAGGGCCACCTGCATCCGCACCAGCTGCCGCACGGTCATGGCGGCCATGCGCTGAGCCATGCCGACACCGAGAGCATCACCAGCGACATCGGGCCGCTGCCGAACCCGCCCATCTATATGCCATACTCGGCCACGTACAATCCAAGTCACGGCTATCAGCCGATCCAGTACGGCATCGCCGAGCGACACATCTCATCCGGCTCGAGTAGCAGCGATGTGCTCACCAGCAAGGACATCTCGGCGTCGCAGAGCGACATCACCTCGGTGATCCATCAGGCCAACCAGCTGACCATCGCCGCCCACGGCTCCAACAAATCCTCCGGCTCATCCAATCGCGGTGGCggaggcggcggcggtggcAACAATACCAACGATCAGGACGTATCCGTATTTAATTACGTATTGTAG